The Culex pipiens pallens isolate TS chromosome 2, TS_CPP_V2, whole genome shotgun sequence DNA window cacaaaagccaaataaaaaaaacataattccgcaccatttcaaccgattttagctgtcttggacgcaaagtTTTGAGGGAAAAATAgtttattgtttcaaaaatctagcctaacattttgaaaggtcgtatgaaaacataaaatgctgtttgGTCTCTGGACTCAAGAGCCTATATCAGGAAATTTTACGTAATACATCTAAAATGGTAGCACGGTGTGTTTTatagaacaaactaatgataaaaaattcggtatgtctgatatttggcaccgcgaaagaagggctctttcccgacattttgcggggtataccgaaatatttcgtcgaggggtctagagcaactttttttttgaagattatttttcgaatttatgggatatttgttcaaaaaagtcacagaaattcggtgcattcatgttgatatcactcaaacttcttatgaatatgccttggggactctaactaATCATATTTGAACCATATTTGAcctccaccaaaaaaaaaatcgaaccaaatttaccagatttctagcattctttgaaattactccaaaatccaagctggtaacctcgatacgaccgaaaataaatcttttctttgcacaatttgtcatgaaaatacagcaatacattgcccggatacgaatttgagcattaaacaatgcaaaacatggattatttaataaatatactGTTTATCACCCAACaagttccaaaaaatatttttttgcaattccgtcgtgaaactacttacttttcctgtcattcttgaacgacgaaatagcctacttttctgtaccaaaaataacagaatcgaatagcaacacttttcaaaataaatgctgaaaagttctacttttcagcactgaaatgggtgctgaaaagttcaacttttcagcacttgtttcgaaaagtaacacttttcaacattttttttatttaaacgatttattgacaaaatacatgaaaattcgccttaaaatttcactcaattggtgtttttcgaaattgcaaaaaatgttgtatggaactcgttgcaaaacttgattttttcagcactcgtcgtatttatccaactcggtgaacctcgttggataaatgtacaactcgtgctgaaaaaaccctctttttgcaacttgttgcataaactactatttcaatcctctgccacatcacactattacattttaaaacattttacaatcaatcacattgtaaagaacagttttctgaacaagttccattaAAAAGGatcagttttgattaattataagcagagatatgcccaatttcctgaaataaatagtgcctttctccaatatttcttaatttaattcccTTTAACATGATGCGCACGCCTACTGAGTTTTGTAATGAATgctatagaataattttcatgaatttcgtcaaaacttgttataatttttatgtttcaaaaaaaaatattatcatcataaaaaatatgttaataggCAGTGCTgatcatgtgaaaggtaattaaattaagaaatttgtgAGAAAGGCACtaattatttcaggaaattgggcatatctctgcttataatgaaccaaaactgatgccgatttttttatctttggggtctcgaaaaaatacaccgtgcgtAGTTGTTAatacaggattccgagatactatttttttaaaataaaaactgggaagAAAACGgtgaaaaactacttttttcacaaaaaataactaaaaaactttaaaatttgagcGATGACCTATTctttttgggtaccaaaattaccgtaattgaaagacgccaATTTTGGTATCCATAAAAGTAAAACGTCGTAggtcctaatggccaaacaaaaaaaaacgggtctaaACCTAGAAAAAATTTTGACCCGGtcagagaacttttttttcgaatcttgCTTTTTTAAGGGGAATTGCTGCATTATGATGTTATGATTAATGTGTTTAGTTTGGTATAATTCATGTTGAAAAGAGGATTGTCAAATTTACTAACTGCATCATTTCTGATaagtaaaacatattttgcgTTTTGCGCAATTAAACTgtgattcaaaataaaacaaaatcaaaccatccactgtAACGACCCCCagttcttttgtggtctctattgcaagtttctgctcgaaccaaggagtccaaaggcttggacggggagagcacccaaacctctttctactccaaggaaccttccacctcagggttcgaactgacgacctttggattgcgagtccaaccgccgccagcgattccaccggagcaggctttgTTTAGTGTGTTGTTTGTTCTTATACATGGGAGACGACTCCCAGGACCggcgttttacttccccatccgatggatgGCTGAAGCAACCAATGATCTTCCGCTTACAATGCGGacatcgtaaccattcggccaagccTGCTGCCTGTGATTCTTATTATGTATTCTTTATCATTTGCTAACGGGATAAAAATacgaaaatgaagttgacatAAAAATTGGGACATTGGGATAAAAATACATTTAGTCTAAATATCCTATTTAAGCACCCTAGTACACAATTTGTCCCTCATTTTAACTGTCGTGTACGAAATAATTGACTCAAACATGCTACTTTCTGACATTCTCAACGGCCTGTGGCTCGCCAAGTGGTTAGTTTATTTCTGAACCATAGCATGACCATTGTTATTAACTAACTTAGGCAAGATTTGCGTTTTTTTCATCCTCTATTTCCAGAATCTTATCTATTCGCTCACTATTTTAGgctttgtaaaaatagtatggatttacgttgttatttttattagttttattgaatttcgtttattttaaaaatttcatttcgaaACAAAATTACTAGTAAATTTTGCAATACTTTTTTGTTGTATGTTTGTCTGTGACATTCGATTATAAGATCTCATCAAAAGAAAAATCGATCAAAGTTTAAGTACCATGCAGCTTTATAACCAGTTTTTGATAACACCGTTATGGTGAGAAATTTTCCATTAATTCAATTAATCAACCATTATATGGTAAATAAGATTCTCAGCGAAACGATATAGCTGACAACTTATAAACTTCCGTCTTGTTTGAAAGCACTCTAAAGAAATTATAATAATACTAATTCAATAGTGTCTCACTAAGAAGCCTCAAATTCCAGCTTATTCAAATCTAACTCTACTTTCCATAACGATGCAGCACTTTAGAAATTGTTTTCTCGCCATAACTTTAGCTCTATAACTAGCGCTCGGAACGAATTGTTGTCCGTTCACGGTCGAAGCGGAAGTTACTTATTTATTTGCTAAAACGGTATTCCCAGTACGATTTGCATCACTGAATGGCCATGTTGTTTGGTCCTTTCATTGAAACATACTTCGTATCCTAGTTAGCTGCACATAAACGCATTATTGTCTCatctttaaagcttttttcttttgattcGTTTATGTTAAAGTTTCAAGATTATCTTATTTGTTTAGATTCAAACTCACAAATTTCGTACGTCAAGCAAAAAGTAttgttgaaaaagataaaggATCAACTGGTTGATTGGAGTGATTCGGATTAACATTGTTTTTGATTGATCTAATCTGTGCTTGAATTAAATTCgcattttttaagcaaaccaTGTATGGTCCAAAAACACAGTTTTCGAATATCGTTAATTTGTACATCAATCGAACTTACTCAAATTATTTAATACTTCGAAAAAGTCCAACAAATTTGCTCGGTAAATTGTTTTGCATTTATAATTAATTCATACAAATTAGGACAATTTCGGGCTCAAAAAGCTCTAATTTCAATAGGACTATCATGCGTTCATGGACAAAGTTCTACGCTTTGCACTGGCTCTGGCGCACTGCCCAGGACAATACTTCTTCGCCCAACTTTTGCCATATAGTGCAGCCGACGAGACAAATGCATTGCATTAAATCCTTTTCCCATCAACTGCaataacagcagcagcagcagaagcaaaAACAATCCTTCGCCTTTAGTGCCAGGCTGCATAAGTCACAAGTACTGTATTGTCGGTTCCGCCGTTGATTTCAACTCTGCATCTAAGATACTCCAGGTTGGGAACTGTGGTGTAAcggtaattttgaaaagttatgatATCTAAGTTGACTTACGTAAATGTGAATATCCATGGAAACCTAGATATTCGAGGCCACAAACAAAGAAATGATCCATCTAAGCCCCATTTGACCCCAGCTAACCCATGTCAATGGTCGCTTACTAACAACCCCCCAGTTCCCGAAGGTGCATTCAGGCGACGACTGCACCCGGGTCATAAACGATTATTATTGTTGGACGCATTCTGGCCCAATGAATGACTGAGTGAATACGACGTTGTTTTGTTTGCTGTGTGTCCCTGTCCGGGAAAGGCCGGGGATCCTCTTGATATAATGGGGCATTTGTGCGTTGGCTCCGGTTGCGAAAAGTCTCGCCCCATGTTGTGTTtgtttatcattttcaaatatttgcatgCATTACGAAACACCTCCAAGTCGTTTATTTGATGCAAATAGTGCTTTCATGGTCGCTGTTCTGATGAAAATTTGTGCTATCATACGGGagctaaaatataaatttgctgaattaaaaaatgctcaatatgaatgtttttgaaatatatatttttttaatttaattcaactTGAAATGGTTTGTAGTGTTTGGTACACCGGGCTATCGTGTACAAAAGAAATTAATCAAACATCCCTATAAGAAATGTAACGCTCAATATGCCTTACATCAGCCCTACACTATTCAACTGAtcactctacgaaatcggccgatttcaaccatttttattttttgtattttttgatttggctcaaactttgtgggggccttccctatgaccaaagaagctattttgtgtcattggttcacccatacaagtcttcatataattttggctgctgtccatacaaaaatggtacgtaaatattcaaacaactgtaacttttgattgaattttctgatcaatttggcgtctgcggcaaagttgtagatattgctgaggactattgagaaaaaataggtacacgaaaaaaaaaattgcagattttttaatcaactttttttcacaaaaacaaaatttcccaaaatacgtattttttgattttcgagattttttgatatgtttgaggGAACAAacacccgcaacttttgagccatagagaaacatggtcaaaaaatctgccgccgagttatgaatttttgaaaaaatagtgatttttggaaataatcgaaatttcatgcaaaaacaaatttgacgtaattttttaatgtaaaattgacttTGCAATCGGGGATCGAAGTAGGTCGCGCTGCGGGTCGGACGCAAATTTTTGTGCTCCTGTCATTTACAtggaatttttaagtttttttatgtttgagacaaaatttaaatgtctttaaaattattcgaatggtttgtgaatgttttaaaacttgTGCACCTGGTGAAGGAGGAAACTTTTTCGTCCGCGCCGGAAGAGAAAGTGAGAAGAAGACCATCAACCAAGTGAATTACGAAATTCGCGTTACGGGACAGCTTTATACCGGACGGCGCTGGGTGGCGATTGCCATCCAATTCTGGTCTGGAGAAGATTAGTGGACGTTGGCCAATATGCACAACTAGGTGGAGCTGAGGGTCTGAAATGTTGGAACCGTTAGGATCGCtaatcaaaatttggatttgtGTTTCTGTGGCATAAAACGGCTGTTCAAGATCGTGTTTTTCAAACCCGGTGAGGAATTTCCTTTTTGCATccttatttaaatttcaagtgtgtcttgatttggtgagatctatccatttttcttatttttttcccccttattttatataatatccTATTGATCAAATGAAATATCCATATTATCCCTTTCCCACCTTCCCTTTCTCCTATCCTCATTTCCTCACCCTACCCCCCCGcccctaaatattattatctgccaaatttacactaacacaccacaccaaaactgatccggagcgtttggtacggtatgtccacgcatccttcctcccctgatgattctgtgaaatgtgatccgttcacagaatctgtctctgcggttaatgcaacgcagtaggcctggccgctttaatttttgctatacattttcggggtaactcggatgtactgtaatcattaatattgacaagaaaggacttgaggcgtaatcttaccacaagttcttccaggatgctttcttcggactggctgcgcttgtgttcgattagattagattagattagtaaaATTgactttgcaatcgaaaaatactctacacattttttgataaagggctctgttttcaagatatagccaccgaaagttttattttagcaaactatttgcagtttttagatttaaaaaaataatgaccatgagtaaccatttcaaaaaattttttttttgaaaagttcagaaaatttgctataaaattgtctaagagacattgaagattggatctcgtgttgctgagatacagccgctttaaaaaaaaagaaacacgaaaattgaagttttctaagtctcacccaaacaacccaccattttctaatgtcaatatgtCAGCaatttatggtccgattttcaatgttaaaacatgaaacattcgtgaaatttttcgatcttttcgaaaaaatacttaattttttttttataaagactgacattttgaaagggcaaaacattgaatattacgcccatttaaaatgctagtcttgatttattttttctcaaaatattttttttcgaaatgatcgaaaaattttacaaatgtttcatgttttaacattgaaaatcggaacactagttgctgagatatcgacattagaaaatggtaggttgtttgggtgtgacttagaaaacttcaattttcgtgtttctttttcttaaagcggctgtatcttaGCAAtacgaggtccaatcttcaatgtctcttagacaattttattgcaaatttactgaacctttcaaaaaaaattagaaatggtcactattttaaaaaatcgaaaagttgcaaatatttcgctgaaatcaaaatgTCGGTGgctatatatacagcaattccatttgaaaagagcctaaaccgaaaaaaaagttctccgatcgggctcaaaatttttctgggggttcctttgccaaaataattagacccgtatttttttgtttgccattagggtgaccttcgccgtgttagggtggtctgaaaaatggccattttcgtcatttttcgcaaaaacctcttttttcgaaaaatcatatctccgcgccatttcatccgattttagctgtcttagacgcaaaagaaaggtgatgagtttggctatttgggaaaaatagtaagaagtttcaaaaatctagcttaccatttgaaaaagtcgcatgaaaacttaaaatggcgttttgaccgtgtctggaccaaagagcctatgtctgaaaatatttttatcggattcctcggaaaatttcacataacatgacaaaaaatcggcgatgtcgaaccgtaagttttggagatatgattttttgaaaataaaaactgagtttttcgacgcgccacgcgcaaatcGGGAAagtgacgaaatcggcaaaaattaactttttgcactaaaactgcgataactttaaaatttcagcgatgacctatagatgttatggtaccaaatgttgcgtctttcaattacgaaaattttgatacacccagaaaaaatttgagcccgatcggagaacttttttttcggtttaggctcttttcaaatggaattgctgtatatacagCAACCTACGCCgagttagggtggtctgaaaaatggcaattttcgtcgattttcgcaaaaaccacttttttcaaaaaatcataactcctcgccatttaaACCGATTTTAATTGTCTTATACtaaaatgaaaggtgataagttggccttttaaagaaaaatagtaaaaagtttcataaatctagcctaacatatgaaaagggcgtatgaaactttaaaatgccgttttgacggtgtctggaccaaagagcctatatctggaaatattttaatcggattccccggacatttttacataacatactaaaaaatgggaggagtttattaacaggattccgagatatgatttttgaaaaaaaaatccgtgtttttcgacgcgccgcgcgcaaaaaccggagaatgacgaaattggcaaaaaattaacttttttcactaaaactgcgataactttaaaatttcagcgatgacctatagatgtttgggtaccaaaatttttgtaatgaaAAGACGCAAcatttggtaccctaacatgtataggtcatcgctgaaattttgaagttatcgcagttttagtgaaaaaagttatttttttgccaatttcgccattctccggtttttgcgcgcggcacgtcgaaaaacacggattttttttcaaaaaaccatatctcggaatcctgttaatgaactcctcccatttttttgaatattatgtaaaaatgtccggggaatccgataaaaatatttccagacataggctctttggtccagacaccgtcaaaacggcattttaaagtttcatacgcccttttcttacgttaggctagatttttgaaacttcttacctattttctttaaaaggccaacttatcacctttcatatgcgtataagacaattgaaatcagaTAAGATGGCGAGGAgtaatgatttttcgaaaaaagtggtttttgcgaaaatcgacgaaaatggccatttttcagaccaccctaacacggcgaaggtcaccctaatggccaaacaaaaaaatacgtgtctaataatttcggccagggaacccccagaaaaatttgttttttttccattctgttttcgtggggaattgctgtatatatatatatgtttttttagttaataTGACGATGACggaatttatttatgaaatgaCGATGACGGAATCCATGCCTAGCGAAACAATTTTGATAAGAGGGTCTATTAAATCATGAGAATATCATTTGATCCTACGCAGTAGTTGCTATATCGTTTTACAGTGAAGACCTTCGCTAGTTAGAATGTTGTCACCGGGTTTGCTTATCACGTTGGCTTCACTTTGTAGAGGAGCGGTACTCGTTTCGGAGGAAGATGGCAAACAAATTCAGTTACAGGAAGCTGCGGCTTTCGGATATGAGATACTGGAACATCGGCTCGATAATCTGCAAAATACGTATGAAATATCGTGCTGCAGTTTTGAGACTAGGTTTAtattaatttaacttatttaatcttttgacagctttttcaaattgttcacaTCAATGGAGAAAGTCGAACAAACCAGGCTGGAGGGTCAACGCGCAATGTTGGAACAAATACAGAAAGGAATCACAGTGTATGGAGccaagtatttaattttttttaagtgataaCATGAAATTCCGTTATTCTAGACAAACTGTGAATCGGGGAGCACATCGAATCATTGAGGATTGCATGCAAGCGGATGTATCGGGACGGTATTTATTACGTCCAGTTGGTAGCTCCAAAACTTTCGCTGTGGTTTGTGAAGCAGAATCCTTAGGGGGGGGATGGATTGTGATTCAGCAGAGAATCAACGGAACAGTGGAGTTCAATCGTAACTGGGAAGACTATAAGAATGGTTTTGGTTCTGTTGGACAGTTCAACGAGTTTTGGCTTGGCTTAGAAAGGATGCACCAGTTGACAACATCTGATAGCTATGAACTGGCGGTTGAATTGAGAAACGAATCCTCCCACTATGGTTACgctttattttctaatttcaaaGTTGCTGGAGAGAACGACAATTATCGGCTATTCAGTGGATTCAGATATAGCGAAGGAATAATTGGTAATACGATTCAAATTTCGTTCAATGAACAATTTTCAGCGAATGATAAAGATTATGATAAAGAAACTGATATCCATTGTGGATCGAAATACAAGGGTGGATGGTGGTTTTTCGACTGCGATCGAGCGTAagtatttccaaaaacaa harbors:
- the LOC120418949 gene encoding fibrinogen-like protein 1 isoform X1, which produces MLSPGLLITLASLCRGAVLVSEEDGKQIQLQEAAAFGYEILEHRLDNLQNTFFKLFTSMEKVEQTRLEGQRAMLEQIQKGITVQTVNRGAHRIIEDCMQADVSGRYLLRPVGSSKTFAVVCEAESLGGGWIVIQQRINGTVEFNRNWEDYKNGFGSVGQFNEFWLGLERMHQLTTSDSYELAVELRNESSHYGYALFSNFKVAGENDNYRLFSGFRYSEGIIGNTIQISFNEQFSANDKDYDKETDIHCGSKYKGGWWFFDCDRANLNGPYKKDPQTGRGIYWKNWADAATYSRIMIRRC
- the LOC120418949 gene encoding fibrinogen-like protein 1 isoform X2, coding for MLSPGLLITLASLCRGAVLVSEEDGKQIQLQEAAAFGYEILEHRLDNLQNTFFKLFTSMEKVEQTRLEGQRAMLEQIQKGITVQTVNRGAHRIIEDCMQADVSGRYLLRPVGSSKTFAVVCEAESLGGGWIVIQQRINGTVEFNRNWEDYKNGFGSVGQFNEFWLGLERMHQLTTSDSYELAVELRNESSHYGYALFSNFKVAGENDNYRLFSGFRYSEGIIGTLTARTRKTLKLDEVSTGKTGQMLQRTVGL